A single Triticum dicoccoides isolate Atlit2015 ecotype Zavitan chromosome 2A, WEW_v2.0, whole genome shotgun sequence DNA region contains:
- the LOC119358701 gene encoding L-type lectin-domain containing receptor kinase IX.1-like: MAATVSLSYQMVLHIFMLLCCCSIWSPHLPRATSSISFTSNFSHPDYDGRDLSFQGDAYYDSRSRTIQLTPNIGNSVGWVFLAAPVPLWDAVTGELARFTTSFTFQIKVNNTNTGDGLAFFLGHYPPVPKFEREMGGGNLGLFNQSVGTVATGDDRAVAVEFDTYLNDGFDPSGSHMGIDTNSIVSRAYTNATVPGRNLTSGLPMTCNITYGNDTKILAALLQIGDTTYRVNTTVDLRQFLPNLVAIGFSGATGVAVELHQIVSWSFDSTLDPPRESPGSRPPAPKTLLLVEIITGPVIGVIAMCIFVGVRRWQLFMRKKRYRALARGLGPIGYHRLACATNQFAEENKLGQGGSASVYEGQLASPSRPVAIKIFKQTSSRKWRKAFKDELKIASRLRHRNLVELIGWCCDGQRSLVEFICWWRDDMCTRLFLVYELVPQGSLDQHLHEGKSWLPWSKRYEIILDLGSALQYLHVDCEQHQQCIVHGDIKSSNVLLGSSNGAKLGDFGLTRFVHQETGSKTTDLVQGTWGYIDPVFLNTSQRNRQSDIYSFGIVLLEMVSGRDPTARLDGMPPLSSWVTSLYHNDAILEAANDRLIGGESSIGRQQMERVLLVGLLCVHQDPSSRPSITHAMDSLRSEELKLDITPLAPVTLSLP; encoded by the exons ATGGCCGCTACCGTGAGCCTTTCCTACCAAATGGTACTACACATCTTCATGCTCCTCTGCTGCTGCTCCATATGGTCTCCACACCTGCCTCGTGCCACCTCCTCCATTTCTTTCACCTCCAACTTCTCCCATCCCGACTACGATGGCCGGGACCTCAGTTTCCAGGGCGACGCCTACTACGACTCCCGGTCTCGGACGATCCAGCTGACCCCAAACATCGGGAACAGCGTAGGCTGGGTGTTCCTCGCAGCGCCCGTGCCGCTGTGGGATGCCGTCACCGGCGAGCTCGCCCGCTTCACCACCTCCTTCACCTTCCAAATCAAGGTGAACAATACAAACACCGGTGACGGCTTGGCATTCTTCCTCGGGCATTATCCTCCGGTTCCCAAGTTCGAGCGTGAGATGGGCGGCGGGAACCTCGGCCTCTTCAACCAGAGCGTCGGCACGGTCGCGACCGGCGACGACCGAGCCGTGGCCGTTGAGTTTGACACATACTTGAACGATGGCTTCGACCCCAGCGGCAGCCACATGGGCATTGACACCAACTCCATCGTCTCACGGGCCTACACCAACGCCACCGTGCCTGGCAGGAACCTAACGTCCGGCCTCCCAATGACTTGCAACATCACCTACGGTAACGACACAAAAATCCTAGCAGCTCTTCTCCAGATCGGCGACACGACGTATCGCGTCAACACGACTGTTGACCTCAGGCAGTTCTTACCTAATCTAGTGGCCATCGGCTTCTCCGGTGCCACTGGCGTGGCGGTTGAACTACACCAAATAGTTTCCTGGTCATTTGACTCCACCCTGGATCCGCCGCGTGAGAGCCCCGGGAGTCGCCCTCCTGCACCTAAGACCCTGTTGCTAGTAGAAATAATAACTGGACCAGTTATTGGAGTCATTGCAATGTGCATCTTTGTTGGCGTCCGTCGATGGCAGCTATTCATGAGAAAAAAGCGTTACAGAGCTCTTGCCAGAGGCCTTGGGCCTATTGGTTATCATAGGTTGGCATgtgcaaccaaccaatttgcagagGAAAACAAGCTTGGGCAAGGAGGTTCTGCTTCTGTTTATGAGGGCCAACTGGCAAGTCCAAGTAGACCGGTGGCGATAAAGATATTCAAGCAAACATCATCACGCAAGTGGAGGAAGGCGTTCAAGGACGAGCTCAAGATTGCGAGTCGGCTCAGGCACCGGAACCTTGTCGAATTGATAGGCTGGTGCTGCGATGGCCAGAGGAGCCTCGTTGAGTTTATATGTTGGTGGCGGGATGACATGTGCACACGTCTCTTTCTTGTGTATGAGCTTGTGCCACAGGGTAGCCTCGATCAACACCTACACGAGGGCAAGAGTTGGTTACCATGGTCCAAGAG GTACGAGATCATCCTCGACCTAGGCTCTGCACTGCAATACCTCCATGTAGATTGCGAGCAACACCAACAGTGTATTGTACATGGTGATATCAAGTCCAGCAACGTGTTGCTTGGGTCTTCAAATGGTGCCAAATTAGGTGATTTTGGATTGACAAGATTTGTTCACCAAGAAACCGGGTCAAAGACCACAGACCTTGTGCAGGGCACTTGGGGATATATAGACCCTGTGTTCCTTAACACGAGCCAGCGGAACAGGCAATCAGACATCTACAGTTTTGGCATTGTCCTACTAGAGATGGTCTCTGGAAGGGACCCAACGGCGAGACTCGATGGTATGCCTCCGTTATCGTCATGGGTAACGAGTTTGTACCACAACGATGCGATCCTTGAGGCTGCAAATGACAGGTTGATAGGCGGCGAGTCCAGTATTGGGCGACAACAAATGGAGCGTGTGCTACTTGTCGGGCTCTTGTGTGTGCACCAGGACCCGAGCAGCCGGCCGTCCATCACGCACGCCATGGATTCCCTGCGATCGGAGGAGCTAAAACTGGACATCACTCCCCTGGCACCGGTGACACTGTCCCTACCATAG
- the LOC119352865 gene encoding uncharacterized protein LOC119352865 → MVSLSTWFRYAAHKFEYSISLSWKKYTVGQINSTEMTDAIWKSFFQGKLTFPQWIKGGEAMAPVLAPTGGTVLVRKLATLSPKELFVGDIVLLKDPEKSDDLIVRRLAAVQGYEMVSTDEKDEPFVLDKDECWVMADNQELKAKEARDSRLFGPVPMTDIVGRVIYSLRTAVDHGPVDNSRVAMFQDSPVLAVELDVEEMVKNNKM, encoded by the exons ATGGTTTCGCTGTCGACGTGGTTCCGCTACGCCGCCCACAAGTTCGAGTACTCCATCTCCCTCTCCTGGAAG AAGTACACCGTCGGGCAGATCAACAGCACTGAGATGACTGATGCTATCTGGAAGAGCTTCTTCCAGGGCAAGCTCACCTTCCCGCAGTGGATCAAAGGGGGGGAAGCCATGGCCCCCGTCCTGGCTCCGACAGGAGGAACTGTCCTCGTCAGAAAGCTCGCCACTTTATCCCCAAA AGAACTCTTTGTTGGGGACATCGTCTTGTTGAAGGACCCAGAGAAATCTGATGATTTAATTGTCCGACGACTGGCTGCAGTGCAAGGCTATGAGATGGTCTCTACTGATGAGAAGGATGAACCCTTTGTACTTGACAAGGACGAATGCTGGGTCATGGCGGATAACCAAGAACTAAAGGCAAAG GAAGCTAGGGACAGCCGCCTATTTGGGCCGGTCCCTATGACTGATATTGTTGGCAGAGTTATATACTCTTTAAGAACTGCTGTTGATCATGGCCCAGTGGACAACAG CCGTGTAGCCATGTTCCAGGATTCGCCGGTTTTGGCGGTAGAGCTCGACGTGGAAGAGATGGTGAAGAACAATAAAATGTAG